The Tolypothrix sp. NIES-4075 genomic interval TGTAAGTTTTTGTTTTGGCAAGGCGACGCGTTAGCCCCGGCTGCATTTTTCCATGTATTTAAATCGCAATTAATTAGTCTTTGGAAGTGAGCATTTTAAAGCTTATTACTTTCAAGGATGAAGTTAACTTGACTTTTGTACAGGTTTAGCAAAAATAAAAGGGGATAAAATGGCTGTTCGTAATAACTTAGTTACCAATTTGTGGCAGAGAGTACAACAAGATTCTGTCAGTTGGGGGTCGTTGCTACTTTGGGTGTGTGGATTAGTTGTATTGTTAACGATGCTGGGAATGTTTGCCAACGCTTAAAAGCAGAAAAGTTCAGAAGGGTGTAAGAGTGTGGGGTTGCAGGTTTCGGGTGTGGGGGAGGAAGAAAGAGGGTGTGGGGTATGGGGTGTGGGGTGTAGGGATTGAAACAGAGGGTGTGGGGGAGGAAGAAAGAGGGTGTGGGGGAGGAAATATAATAACTTCATCTTCTTACCCCTTACACCCGACACCCAACACCCGACACCCTTCTTACCCCTTACACCCAACACCCTAATTTTTTGTAAAAGTAACCCGAATGCACCTGACGATTAAAATCGCCAGGGCTTAATTTTTACCTATTAGCTTAAGTGTTAAGCAACAATCAATTCTGGCTCGTTTTCTGTTGGTGCAGCATCTTGTACGAGGGAAGGTGTGTTGCCGTTGCGCTGGAGGATACCGCCAACCATTGCTAATAAGGCGTTTACTTTGCGGGTACGCCACTCGGTAGTGAGTTTCTCCACCTCTAAAGCAGGCATCCGGCGCATCATTGCTTCGTAAAGATAAGCAGCATGACCGGTTTCGTCTGTGACAATGCTTAACATTCCTAATTTTAGGTTGCGATCGCTTGGGTTATCATCAGGTAAAACGTTCGCCATCCGCCGAAAGTCTTTGCTAGCATCTAATTCTAGAATGTAGGTACTAGCCATAAAAACATTCCAGTCAATGGCATCTGGTTTTAACTGTTCTTGAGAATAACCTTCAAAATAAGCAGCAAAAAACGGACTGCGATTTTGTTGTGATTTCTTTTCGTCTGTTTTCTTCGGCAAACTCTTAAAATCAATCACTTGTTTATTAAGCTGTTTTAAGGCATGGGCAAAAATTTGACCGTGCCTATTTTCATCTGATGCA includes:
- a CDS encoding ferritin-like domain-containing protein; amino-acid sequence: MNLFTHFMHLLGSGVAAYYSASQIRDRKTRPNVLAGFQLAESGSVPFLEALSQRAASEGDTWLAEKLAKHASDENRHGQIFAHALKQLNKQVIDFKSLPKKTDEKKSQQNRSPFFAAYFEGYSQEQLKPDAIDWNVFMASTYILELDASKDFRRMANVLPDDNPSDRNLKLGMLSIVTDETGHAAYLYEAMMRRMPALEVEKLTTEWRTRKVNALLAMVGGILQRNGNTPSLVQDAAPTENEPELIVA